In Janibacter alkaliphilus, the following proteins share a genomic window:
- a CDS encoding ribonuclease E inhibitor RraB produces MSEHLMVFPDRDDADRIAEELREEGFTEVRVVREALAGEEDDEDHQWVVYVREAMVDDDLSPAAAGLRRRFEALAEEHDGWYETDPDGA; encoded by the coding sequence ATGAGCGAGCACCTCATGGTCTTCCCGGACCGGGACGACGCCGACCGCATCGCCGAGGAGCTGCGCGAGGAGGGCTTCACCGAGGTGCGGGTGGTCCGCGAGGCCCTCGCCGGCGAGGAGGACGACGAGGACCACCAGTGGGTCGTCTACGTCCGAGAGGCGATGGTCGACGACGACCTCTCGCCCGCCGCGGCGGGCCTGCGTCGGCGGTTCGAGGCGCTCGCCGAGGAGCACGACGGCTGGTACGAGACCGACCCGGACGGCGCCTGA
- a CDS encoding LCP family protein, with translation MSSNADTGASEDAPAGPRGIAARRRARASRRFYLLTAASTLVPGLGLTRTRLQQGFIILAIFGVTLLALLIYGLTQGFAQSAIGVGVSRRALLWLIPAVLALAALWIYGIVCTARDNLPEGTSGAPKVAMITFAALACVLVLAPAAQSARYAVIQRSVLDTVFPSLAPDGATTPGDGDDPWAGTERVNVMLVGSDAGKDRTGIRPDSLMVASIDTQTGDTVLFGIPRNLQNVQFSGALKEQYPDGFNCGDACLMEHVWTLGEKHAARFPDDPNPGLTATKDAASTLLGLDIDYSAVVNLAGFQALVDAMGGVEIDVQERVCVGCSINSAGQVVFAQGEERYIEPGKQTLNGYYALWYSRSRAQAQDGDFSRMRRQRCMVGALVNQVNPMNMLARYPDLADVLKDNVSTDIPQEQLPAWAELVLRIQDTGSMQSLPLTNQNIDTLDPDYDKIHAMVDDAIAPEEPSSSSSSASPEGDGEEQAPSSSSTEAPTSTAPTSEAPATEPSSSSSSSEDQLSDLSATC, from the coding sequence GTGAGCTCGAACGCGGACACCGGTGCGTCCGAGGACGCACCTGCCGGCCCCCGCGGCATCGCCGCGCGGCGCCGCGCCCGGGCGTCCCGCCGCTTCTACCTCCTCACCGCCGCGAGCACCCTCGTCCCCGGTCTGGGGCTGACCCGGACCCGGCTGCAGCAGGGTTTCATCATCCTCGCCATCTTCGGCGTCACGCTGCTGGCGCTGCTGATCTACGGGCTCACCCAGGGCTTCGCCCAGTCCGCCATCGGCGTCGGGGTCAGCAGGCGCGCCCTGCTCTGGCTCATCCCCGCCGTGCTCGCGCTGGCCGCCCTGTGGATCTACGGCATCGTCTGCACCGCCCGGGACAACCTGCCCGAGGGCACCTCCGGCGCCCCCAAGGTGGCGATGATCACCTTCGCCGCGCTGGCCTGCGTGCTGGTGCTCGCCCCGGCCGCCCAGTCCGCCCGCTACGCCGTCATCCAGCGCTCGGTGCTGGACACCGTCTTCCCCTCGCTCGCCCCGGACGGCGCGACCACGCCGGGCGACGGCGACGACCCCTGGGCCGGGACCGAGCGGGTCAACGTCATGCTCGTCGGCTCCGACGCCGGCAAGGACCGCACCGGGATCCGTCCCGACTCGCTCATGGTCGCCAGCATCGATACCCAGACCGGCGACACCGTCCTCTTCGGCATCCCGCGGAACCTGCAGAACGTGCAGTTCTCCGGGGCGCTGAAGGAGCAGTACCCGGACGGCTTCAACTGCGGCGACGCCTGCCTCATGGAGCATGTCTGGACCCTCGGCGAGAAGCACGCCGCCCGCTTCCCGGACGACCCGAACCCCGGCCTGACCGCCACCAAGGACGCCGCCTCCACCCTGCTCGGGCTGGACATCGACTACTCGGCGGTGGTCAACCTGGCCGGCTTCCAGGCCCTCGTGGACGCCATGGGCGGGGTCGAGATCGACGTCCAGGAGCGGGTCTGCGTCGGCTGCAGCATCAACAGCGCCGGTCAGGTCGTCTTCGCCCAGGGCGAGGAGCGGTACATCGAACCGGGCAAGCAGACCCTCAACGGCTACTACGCGCTCTGGTACTCGCGCTCCCGGGCCCAGGCCCAGGACGGCGACTTCAGCCGGATGCGGCGGCAGCGCTGCATGGTCGGCGCCCTGGTCAACCAGGTGAACCCGATGAACATGCTGGCCCGCTACCCCGACCTGGCCGACGTGCTCAAGGACAACGTCAGCACCGACATCCCGCAGGAGCAGCTGCCGGCCTGGGCCGAGCTGGTGCTGCGCATCCAGGACACCGGCTCGATGCAGTCGCTGCCGCTGACCAACCAGAACATCGACACCCTCGACCCCGACTACGACAAGATCCACGCGATGGTCGACGACGCGATCGCGCCCGAGGAGCCGAGCAGCTCCTCCAGCAGCGCCTCGCCGGAAGGTGACGGCGAGGAGCAGGCCCCAAGCAGCTCCAGCACCGAGGCGCCGACGAGCACCGCGCCGACCTCCGAGGCGCCGGCGACCGAGCCCTCGAGCAGCTCCTCGTCCTCCGAGGACCAGCTGAGCGACCTCAGCGCGACCTGCTGA
- a CDS encoding SGNH/GDSL hydrolase family protein encodes MAGLLVAIGDSFTEGVGDPHLHYPNGVRGWGDRLARQLGRADPAWRYANLAIRSKFLDQVVADQLEPALAMEPTHVSFYAGGNDLLSLRADVDGLMGRYEAALRRLTGSGAQVVVFTAFDPRTSRLLEPLRRRVLAFNDGVRDLAATHGAVLVDHAALREFEHPMLWAPDRIHMSRHGHKRMAAVVAERIGVPHTLRLRDLVPHERRPWRQVAADEATFVRAEVLPLVRRRLRGEYDGDRITPKWPQPVHPADGMKRLAASRATGPVPGRDLQGAGSGSEQGS; translated from the coding sequence ATGGCTGGACTGCTCGTCGCGATCGGCGACTCCTTCACCGAGGGCGTGGGTGACCCGCACCTGCACTACCCGAACGGGGTGCGTGGCTGGGGCGACCGGCTGGCCCGCCAGCTGGGTCGGGCCGACCCGGCGTGGCGCTACGCCAACCTCGCGATCCGCAGCAAGTTCCTCGACCAGGTGGTGGCCGACCAGCTCGAGCCGGCGCTGGCGATGGAGCCGACCCACGTGAGCTTCTACGCCGGGGGCAACGACCTGCTCTCGCTGCGCGCCGACGTCGACGGGCTCATGGGCCGCTACGAGGCGGCGCTGCGCCGGCTGACCGGCTCGGGCGCCCAGGTGGTGGTCTTCACCGCCTTCGACCCCCGGACCTCACGGCTGCTGGAGCCGCTGCGTCGCCGGGTGCTGGCCTTCAACGACGGCGTCCGCGACCTCGCGGCGACGCACGGCGCGGTGCTCGTCGACCACGCGGCGCTGCGCGAGTTCGAGCACCCGATGCTGTGGGCGCCGGACCGGATCCACATGTCCCGGCACGGGCACAAGCGGATGGCCGCGGTGGTGGCCGAGCGGATCGGGGTGCCGCACACGCTGCGGCTGCGCGACCTCGTGCCGCACGAGCGCCGCCCGTGGCGGCAGGTGGCCGCCGACGAGGCCACCTTCGTCCGCGCCGAGGTGCTGCCGCTGGTGCGGCGGCGGCTGCGCGGGGAGTACGACGGCGACCGGATCACCCCGAAGTGGCCGCAGCCGGTGCACCCCGCCGACGGGATGAAGCGGCTGGCCGCCTCCCGGGCCACCGGACCTGTCCCGGGCCGCGACCTGCAGGGCGCGGGCAGCGGCTCAGAGCAGGGTTCCTAG
- a CDS encoding SRPBCC family protein has product MTTDDTSISVQRTIDAPAKDIFEVLTNPERHAELDGSGFVRSDERTNRIGKVGDVFTMNMEGDHMGGEYQTDNHVTAFDENKMVGWQTAPAGTEPKGWEWLWELEPQGPDSTLVTHTYDWGKVTDEALLAKNLFPLVSESQLEDSLNNLAGASAS; this is encoded by the coding sequence ATGACCACCGACGACACCAGCATCTCCGTCCAGCGCACCATCGACGCCCCGGCCAAGGACATCTTCGAGGTCCTCACCAACCCGGAGCGTCACGCCGAGCTCGACGGGTCCGGCTTCGTGCGCTCCGACGAGCGCACCAACCGGATCGGCAAGGTCGGCGACGTCTTCACGATGAACATGGAGGGCGACCACATGGGCGGCGAGTACCAGACCGACAACCACGTCACCGCCTTCGACGAGAACAAGATGGTCGGCTGGCAGACCGCCCCGGCCGGCACCGAGCCCAAGGGCTGGGAGTGGCTGTGGGAGCTGGAGCCGCAGGGCCCGGACAGCACCCTGGTCACGCACACCTACGACTGGGGCAAGGTCACCGACGAGGCCCTGCTGGCGAAGAACCTCTTCCCGCTGGTCAGCGAGTCCCAGCTCGAGGACAGCCTCAACAACCTGGCCGGCGCCTCCGCCTCCTGA
- a CDS encoding heat shock protein transcriptional repressor HspR, producing MTVRISGFSADHETPVFVISVAAELAGMHAQTLRQYDRLGLVTPSRTRGGGRRYSAADVARLREVQRLSQDEGVSLAAIQRIFELEAQVDALRHRVGELTDEVETLRTAAGEGGRFFAVTPAGDVVPLRPGQRPRASRPGQAMVLWGRGDR from the coding sequence ATGACCGTGCGCATCTCCGGCTTCAGCGCGGACCACGAGACCCCGGTCTTCGTCATCTCGGTCGCGGCCGAGCTCGCCGGGATGCACGCCCAGACGCTGCGCCAGTACGACCGGCTCGGGCTGGTCACCCCCTCCCGCACCCGTGGCGGCGGGCGGCGCTACAGCGCCGCCGACGTCGCCCGGCTGCGGGAGGTCCAGCGCCTCTCCCAGGACGAAGGGGTCTCGCTGGCCGCGATCCAGCGGATCTTCGAGCTCGAGGCCCAGGTGGACGCGCTGCGCCACCGGGTCGGCGAGCTCACCGACGAGGTGGAGACGCTGCGCACGGCCGCCGGCGAGGGGGGACGCTTCTTCGCGGTCACCCCGGCCGGCGACGTCGTGCCGCTGCGCCCCGGCCAGCGTCCCCGCGCCTCTCGGCCGGGCCAGGCCATGGTCCTGTGGGGGCGCGGCGACCGCTGA
- the grpE gene encoding nucleotide exchange factor GrpE: MTDQPTHDQGTDDIASDVDGDQVNVEAVNDAPSAGDGQAAPGSTPGAAPAAGEQPADPEAAQAEADEAAADPDAHPDTVLAAERLADLQRLQAEYVNYKRRVDRDREALKDRAVGEVLETLLPTLDEIHLAREHGDLADGPFRSIADKLEGALGRYGLERFGGKGEAFDPARHEALMNAPWPADDPEVPTDATSTTVVTVLQPGYLAGGRVLRAARVAVADPE; this comes from the coding sequence GTGACCGACCAGCCGACGCACGACCAGGGGACCGACGACATCGCCAGCGACGTCGACGGCGACCAGGTGAACGTCGAGGCGGTCAACGACGCCCCGTCGGCCGGTGACGGCCAGGCGGCCCCGGGCAGCACGCCCGGGGCCGCCCCCGCGGCCGGCGAACAGCCGGCCGACCCGGAGGCGGCTCAGGCCGAGGCCGACGAGGCCGCCGCCGACCCGGACGCCCACCCGGACACCGTGCTGGCCGCCGAGCGCCTGGCCGACCTGCAGCGCCTGCAGGCCGAGTACGTCAACTACAAGCGCCGGGTCGACCGCGACCGAGAGGCCCTCAAGGACCGCGCCGTCGGCGAGGTCCTCGAGACCCTGCTGCCCACCCTCGACGAGATCCACCTCGCCCGGGAGCACGGCGACCTGGCCGACGGGCCGTTCCGCTCGATCGCCGACAAGCTCGAGGGCGCGCTGGGCCGCTACGGCCTGGAGCGCTTCGGCGGCAAGGGCGAGGCCTTCGACCCGGCCCGGCACGAGGCGCTGATGAACGCCCCGTGGCCGGCCGACGACCCGGAGGTCCCGACCGACGCCACGAGCACCACCGTGGTCACCGTGCTGCAGCCCGGCTACCTCGCCGGCGGACGCGTGCTGCGCGCCGCCCGGGTGGCCGTGGCCGACCCCGAGTGA
- a CDS encoding TIGR03086 family metal-binding protein, with amino-acid sequence MPKPMDPASRYDRTLTPLTRVVDAVPAEVWDAPSPCAGWSAADVLQHLIDTQRDFMLKAGAEMPDPAPVVARGPADAWRTHAEATARNLADPRIGEAPHETPFGTSTVGAVLNDFYGFDMIVHRWDIARAAGLDARLTEAELEQIDTLAQGWGDQLYAEGICAPAVEVGPEATHEARVLARFGRDAR; translated from the coding sequence ATGCCGAAGCCGATGGACCCCGCCTCCCGCTACGACCGCACCCTGACCCCGCTGACGAGGGTCGTCGACGCCGTCCCGGCGGAGGTGTGGGACGCACCCTCGCCGTGCGCGGGGTGGAGCGCCGCCGACGTGCTGCAGCACCTCATCGACACCCAGCGCGACTTCATGCTCAAGGCCGGCGCGGAGATGCCCGACCCGGCGCCGGTCGTCGCCCGCGGCCCGGCCGACGCCTGGCGCACCCACGCCGAGGCGACGGCGCGCAACCTCGCCGACCCGCGGATCGGCGAGGCCCCGCACGAGACCCCCTTCGGCACCTCGACGGTGGGCGCCGTGCTCAACGACTTCTACGGCTTCGACATGATCGTCCACCGGTGGGACATCGCCCGGGCCGCCGGCCTGGACGCCCGGCTCACCGAGGCCGAGCTGGAGCAGATCGACACGCTGGCCCAGGGCTGGGGCGACCAGCTCTACGCCGAGGGGATCTGCGCCCCGGCGGTCGAGGTCGGGCCGGAGGCGACGCACGAAGCGCGCGTCCTCGCCCGGTTCGGGCGGGACGCGCGCTGA
- a CDS encoding GAP family protein: MVAGWCVGLAVVSTLFATLGPIATGDDPRPVVGVLQLTVGALFWWLAVREWRSRPGPGEEPEEPGWLSAVADLSWWRCCGLGALLAAVNPKNLGLTVAAGSTIGAAGLPAGQTAVAVLAFVLLGSSVMLAVAATGRLAGDRARPLLEALRGWLAANSATVMLILFVVLGASLVGDGLGTLL; encoded by the coding sequence CTGGTCGCCGGCTGGTGCGTCGGCCTGGCCGTCGTGAGCACGCTCTTCGCCACGCTCGGGCCGATCGCCACCGGCGACGACCCACGACCCGTCGTCGGCGTCCTCCAGCTGACCGTCGGCGCGCTCTTCTGGTGGCTCGCGGTCCGGGAGTGGCGCTCGCGACCCGGCCCCGGAGAAGAACCCGAGGAGCCGGGCTGGCTCTCCGCGGTCGCGGACCTCTCCTGGTGGCGCTGCTGCGGGCTCGGTGCGCTGCTCGCCGCGGTCAACCCCAAGAACCTCGGGCTCACCGTCGCCGCCGGGTCCACCATCGGTGCCGCCGGGCTGCCGGCCGGGCAGACCGCTGTTGCGGTCCTCGCCTTCGTGCTGCTGGGCTCGAGCGTCATGCTCGCCGTGGCCGCCACGGGCCGGCTGGCCGGTGACCGGGCCCGGCCCCTGCTGGAGGCGCTGCGCGGCTGGTTGGCCGCCAACAGCGCCACGGTGATGCTCATCCTCTTCGTCGTCCTAGGGGCCTCTCTCGTCGGTGACGGGCTAGGAACCCTGCTCTGA
- a CDS encoding DnaJ C-terminal domain-containing protein codes for MASQDWFEKDFYATLGVSQDADETEIKKAYRKLAKQYHPDRNTGDASAEQKFKEIGEAHAVLSDPEQRQEYDAIRQMARGGARFTAGGPGQGGNGGFEDVFSSMFGGGGGGGSRVRYSTGGGSPFGAGQAGGEPDLEDILAMFGQGGAPGGSPYGGTGFRAPQGPRKGPDLTARTTLDFRDAVTGSTISLDVAGEKVTTKIPAGVKDGQKIRLRGKGGEGEAGRGDLILTVTVTPHPVFGRDGDNLTVELPVTFAEATLGATVPVPTLDGGTVKVRVAPGTPSGRVLRVRGRGVPAKKGTGDLLATLEVVVPTELTDDQRTAVETLRDSDPVDPRAELMAAAQR; via the coding sequence ATGGCCAGCCAGGACTGGTTCGAGAAGGACTTCTACGCGACCCTCGGCGTCAGCCAGGACGCTGACGAGACCGAGATCAAGAAGGCCTACCGCAAGCTCGCCAAGCAGTACCACCCCGACCGCAACACCGGGGACGCCTCGGCCGAGCAGAAGTTCAAGGAGATCGGTGAGGCGCACGCCGTCCTCTCCGACCCGGAGCAGCGCCAGGAGTACGACGCCATCCGGCAGATGGCCCGCGGCGGCGCCCGGTTCACCGCCGGCGGCCCCGGCCAGGGCGGCAACGGCGGCTTCGAGGACGTCTTCAGCTCGATGTTCGGCGGCGGGGGAGGGGGCGGCAGCCGGGTGCGCTACTCGACCGGCGGCGGCTCCCCCTTCGGCGCCGGGCAGGCCGGTGGCGAGCCGGACCTGGAGGACATCCTCGCGATGTTCGGCCAGGGCGGCGCCCCCGGCGGGTCCCCCTACGGCGGCACCGGCTTCCGGGCGCCGCAGGGACCCCGCAAGGGGCCCGACCTCACCGCCCGCACCACGCTGGACTTCCGCGACGCCGTCACCGGCTCGACGATCAGCCTCGACGTCGCCGGGGAGAAGGTGACCACCAAGATCCCGGCCGGGGTCAAGGACGGTCAGAAGATCCGCCTGCGCGGCAAGGGCGGCGAGGGCGAGGCCGGCCGCGGCGACCTCATCCTCACGGTCACGGTGACCCCGCACCCGGTCTTCGGTCGGGACGGGGACAACCTCACCGTCGAGCTGCCGGTCACCTTCGCCGAGGCCACCCTCGGGGCCACCGTGCCGGTGCCGACGCTCGACGGCGGCACCGTCAAGGTGCGGGTCGCCCCGGGCACCCCGAGCGGCCGGGTGCTGCGGGTGCGCGGCCGCGGCGTCCCCGCGAAGAAGGGCACCGGCGACCTGCTGGCCACCCTCGAGGTGGTCGTGCCCACCGAGCTCACCGACGACCAGCGCACCGCCGTGGAGACCCTCCGCGACAGCGACCCGGTCGACCCGCGGGCCGAGCTCATGGCGGCGGCGCAGCGATGA